In Candidatus Neomarinimicrobiota bacterium, a genomic segment contains:
- a CDS encoding acyl-ACP desaturase, which produces MNTMTDQSESDSGLLREKTEVLRELEPQVESLMESHIQKRQMWYPSDFLPADEQMSDDEEQKRESLRDRVRSISDPSRVSVALNLLTEEGLPHFHRIISTYLGNESIWSKWNFLWTAEEDRHGNVLRDYVRDSRLFKFREVEEMQFDYQQNGFTPDWDKDPYRVFVYTTLQERATQISHGNTGKKVGDEEPLLGGILRQVASDEARHYAFYRNVFKSILEIDPNRALQSAVQILPSIDMPGLSIPGFKKMADTVRRTGIYGPWNYKNIVEEVIGFWDIENLTGLNAQGRKVRDKIMELPSRLEKVAKYIDRKSGSKTFSFDFIGNRQLVFE; this is translated from the coding sequence ATGAATACAATGACAGACCAATCCGAATCCGATTCCGGACTTCTCCGGGAGAAAACGGAGGTGCTCCGGGAATTGGAACCGCAAGTGGAATCCTTAATGGAATCTCACATCCAAAAACGGCAGATGTGGTATCCCAGCGATTTTTTACCCGCAGATGAACAAATGAGCGATGACGAAGAGCAAAAGAGGGAAAGTCTCAGGGATCGAGTCAGGAGTATCTCCGATCCGTCACGGGTGTCGGTGGCTCTGAACCTGTTGACCGAAGAAGGCCTGCCGCATTTTCATCGGATTATCTCCACCTACCTTGGGAACGAGAGTATTTGGAGCAAATGGAACTTTCTCTGGACGGCGGAGGAAGATCGCCACGGCAATGTATTGCGGGATTACGTCCGGGATTCGAGGCTCTTCAAATTCCGGGAAGTCGAAGAGATGCAATTCGACTACCAGCAGAATGGTTTTACGCCGGACTGGGATAAGGATCCGTACCGGGTATTTGTGTACACCACACTTCAGGAACGGGCGACACAGATATCCCATGGCAACACCGGCAAAAAGGTCGGTGACGAAGAACCGCTGCTCGGCGGTATTCTCCGGCAAGTTGCCTCGGATGAAGCCCGGCATTATGCATTTTACCGCAATGTCTTCAAGTCGATTCTCGAAATTGATCCGAATCGGGCGCTGCAATCGGCTGTACAAATTCTTCCCAGCATCGATATGCCGGGGCTTTCGATTCCCGGGTTTAAAAAGATGGCAGATACTGTTCGGAGAACCGGGATTTACGGTCCGTGGAATTACAAAAACATTGTTGAGGAAGTCATTGGATTTTGGGACATCGAAAATTTAACCGGCCTGAATGCCCAGGGGCGGAAGGTCCGGGATAAAATCATGGAACTGCCGTCGCGCCTGGAAAAGGTGGCAAAGTATATCGACCGCAAGAGCGGCTCCAAGACCTTCTCCTTCGACTTTATCGGCAACCGGCAGCTGGTGTTTGAATAG
- a CDS encoding T9SS type A sorting domain-containing protein, which yields MLKTTTGGKIPVGIEGENPDDLLVSEFTLHPCYPNPFNPVTSVRYDVPEATEMRVSVYNILGHEVDVLFDGYAEPGRYTIRWDAASQLPSGIYFVRMMTREYSRVQKVTLMK from the coding sequence GTGCTCAAGACAACCACCGGTGGTAAAATACCGGTTGGCATCGAAGGTGAAAATCCCGACGATTTGCTCGTGTCGGAATTTACGCTCCATCCGTGCTATCCCAATCCGTTTAACCCGGTGACGTCTGTACGGTATGATGTACCGGAAGCCACAGAAATGCGGGTGTCAGTATATAATATCCTGGGACACGAAGTGGATGTGTTATTCGATGGATATGCGGAACCTGGACGCTATACTATTCGCTGGGATGCAGCCTCTCAACTACCGTCCGGTATTTATTTTGTCAGGATGATGACCCGGGAGTACTCCAGGGTACAGAAGGTGACGCTGATGAAGTGA